CCAAAGGGAAAAAGTGCCCTCTGGCCCTATCAGATTTATAATCCTGGCAGTCTGTTGACTTCAGGGACTCCCTGAAAACTTGAGCCTTGAGTGCATCTGGACAGGAGTCGTTGAGGGCACAAGATCTTAACCATGTCCCTACCATTAGTCTTTTGGACAGGTTGTCTGTCCATCTGCCTGGGCCCGAGGGAGTCTGGGAGCTCGTGGGTGTGGGGTACACTGCTCCGCACCTCCTCATCTGTCTTACACCTGCCTCAGCTTGACAGAGCAGCAGAGACGTCTCCTTCAGCAGCAAGAACAGCAGCTCCAGCAGCTCCAGCAGCTCCTGGCCTCGCCGCAGCTGACCCCAGTGAGTGCCCCCTCCCTGGCCAACCCCTGCCAGCTCTACCCAAAGCCATCCGGGAGGGGCTCCAGGCTGGTGGGTTTGAACCTGTGGGGCTACTGGGCGGGGGCTGCTGGGAGGCCCTGGCTCACATTGCAGTGAGGGACTGGAGAGGGGTAGGTGCAGTCATTGAGCTTGCAGTCTTCAGGGGAATTCCAGGATCTCAGGGAGGTGTCTGCGCAGGTGACGTTCTCTCAACCGGAATCTTGCATCTGTCTTATGTGGTGTGCTCTTTCTTCTTTGGAGGGAAGTGGTTTCACCTTTTCAAAATGAGGGAATGAAGCTGGAGTGTGGCTTAGTGGCACAGCATACATTAGGTCCTTTCGTGTGTCCCcagcaagctgggtgtggtgtgtaGTGTATGACAGTAGTTCAAGCATTTTAGAAGCTGATGCTGGAGAatggccatgagttcaaggcgagcctgggctacataatgagtttgagtcTGCCCAGGACTTCAGAGTAAGACATGAGTCTTaaagaaataacacacacacacacacacacacacacacacaccgctttccattttatttttgtttcatatgtgtgtctctgtaccacatgtgtgtgcagtgcccacagaggccagaagagggcattgggtcccctggaactaggcTGTTTATGGACCGTTGAAAGCTGCCATGGCTGCTAGGACTTAAACCCAGGTCCCTTGGAAGAGTAGCCATGGAGGCAGCGTCTCTCTTGCCCACAaacgaatttttttttttttatttgtttttgtttgtattgagTCAATCAGTGTCTCCCTAGGCCTGGAACACCATAtgcggaccaggctggccttgaactcacaagggTGCCACTCAAAccagtttttttggggggggaaagAAACACGATGAAGGGAAGTACTTGGAGACTGTTGTCCCAATTCAGTGCTTTCATTTGGAGTGGCACTGTGGTTGATTAGGGATGCAGGACCTGACAGTGGGCGGGGCCAGAGGTGTTTACACTCCGCACTTGCCCGGGAACTTACCTGGCCACGTGTAGTCACTTTCTCGTGCAGATAGGGAGGTGGAGGCCCACAGTGCCAAAGTAGAGGTGGAATCTTGGTCTTCCTGTCATGGGCCTTACGGCTCCAGTGTGAGGGGCCCTGGTCTGGCAAGGCTTTGGGGGGGACAGCAGGGACCCACTGCCAACGGACAGCCCGTCGTCCTTGCAGGAGCACCAGACTGTGGTCTACCAGATGATCCAGCAGATTCAGCAGAAACGGGAGCTTCAGCGGCTGCAGATGGCTGGGGGCTCCCAGCTGCCCATGGCCAGTCTGCTGGCTGGAAGCTCCACCCCGCTGCTGTccgcggcggcagcagcggcgggcACCCCTGGCCTGCTGCCCACAGCATCGGCCCCACCCCTGCTGCCTGCTGGAGCCCTGGTGGCCCCTTCCCTCGGCAGCAATACAAGTCTCATGGCTGCAGCAGCTGCGGccgcagcagtagcagcagcaggcGGACCCCCAGTCCTCACTGCCCAGACCAACCCCTTTCTCAGCCTGCCTGGGGCAGATGCCAGTGGGAGCGGCCCCAAAGGAGGGGTGAGTAAGGGGCCCAGGCCTTCCTGGATCCCTGTATCTCAGGGACAAGCAGAGGATGGTTACAGTGATGTCACCTGATACAGCCGAGGTGGGAGGCAGCAAGCCTAGGTCAGCCAGATAGGGTTCCCTTCTTCAGAGTCAAGAAGGCCCCTCTGAGCAGGGACCAGCcttcttagagaaaacagccttcctgcgtggtgaggtggctcagcgtGTAaagaaaggtgcttgccacccagcccaatgacctgagtttgatctcagggACTCACGTAGTGGAGGGAGAGACCTGATTCCAGAAATCTGTCCTGCTGTCCACACACGCATgtacgcacatgcacatgcacactgagtgtaattttttttttgttttcttttgttttaaattcctttttaaaaagaaaacagcagttcAGTGGGAGGAGTAATTAGAAAAGGCCATTTTCCTTTCTGTACAGCAGTTAGGAAAGATGAGCCTCTGGGCCATCACAGAAAGATGGgccaacacagaagaaaatgccTCTCTCTTCCTTGGAGAACTAGCCTGAGCGCAAGAAGCCAGCTTTGGGCACAAGCTAGGCATTTTCTCACTCCACACACTGCAGGCTAGGCTGAGGCCTGGCTGTCTCCTACTGCTCCTACAGCAGCCTTTTCTGTCCTTGGGAGCTGTTCCTAACTGGGATTTAGGGCCAGATGCCTCCAACACTCAAAgcctcccttcctgtctttccaGACCGCTGACAAAGGAGCCTCAGCCAGCCAGGAAAAAGGCTAACTCCATCCACTCTGCCCCTCCTGACCCCTACGCGGCTTGAGGGTCCTTGTCCGGAATGGGTTCCTAGGCCCAGACTCTGGAGAGCCAGGCCCAGAGCCTGTGCTGATGCCCAGGGAGTGtgtgctggagttccaggtgctGTGGGGAGAGACTGGAGGGGCCTTCCCTTCCACCTGCCCGTTCCCTACTGCGCTGGCTGCTTCAGGAGAGAGGGTCAGGGGGAGCAGGCTCCGGGCCTGCCTCGGAGCCCCCATCCTCCACAGATGCCTaggggccccccaaagagcaaagtaGGTCATGGCATAGGACGTGGAGCGTTGGTTGGACCTACCGCATAAACCAGTGAGCACTTGAAGGGGGAAGGTGAAGGGTGGGCCCTTGGGCCCACTCCTGGTGTGGAAATCCTCATGGAAAAAGGGCTGGTCCCAGTCGACCTTCAGTTTCTTCCCAGCAGAAGGTGTATCCCTTTGACTGTTTCTCATCATCCCTCCCCACTGAGGGTCACAAGCTGAGCTTGGAAAAGCCTACAGATGTGGGGGGCTGAGGAAGGGCAGGATAGCACCTCTGGGGGCCCCGTgatggggctgggcagggcaaAGTCCCTCGCTGTCCTTGGTGTCCTGCCCCTTTTTGCACTATTGGCTTGAGGAGTTGCcgagggtggggagagggggctgCCTGACTCCACGGAGCGTGAGCGTGAGTGTGAGCGTgagcgtgtgtgagtgtgtgagcgtgtgtgtgtgtgtgtgttggtcagtCTGTTtaacctgtctgtctgtcacctcATTCTCTGGACCTGGGGCAGCCATGGGCAAGGACAGGAGCAGGGGCTGGCACCAGACCCGGAGTTTCCTAGCTCTTGTAGCCCCTCCCAACCCCCTCGCCCACCCTGGTCCTTTTCCAGGGCATGAATGGTTAACTTTTAAAGGAAACAGAACAGTACTCCAGTATTGGAGAAttcctgggggctgggggctctGTATCAGGGTAATATCCTACCTTCCCTCCTCTGGACCCCATTCCATCTCAGGGCCCCTCGGGGCCTCCTCCCCCACTGGTAGTTTGGTCTTTCCTGGCACAGGAGAGCGGGGGAGGGGCGAGGTGCCACCTCGAAGCGCGTCTCCCTCTCGGAAGTCGCTAGCCTGCCTCTTAAGCCCACTTCACCGGCTCGTAGAGCCACTTAAGCTAACAAATGTCCCTTTCACCCACCAGCTATTTCCAGGGTGTAGTAGTAGGTGGCAGAGTCAGTCTGCCCAGGGCCGTTGTGAAAAAACATGGAGTGGGACATGGGAGCGCAGCCGGGGAGGCCTCTGTCCCTTTTGGTTGCACTGGCTGGGACTGAGGGTCCATTCCAGTCCCCTAACGTTCCTGTCTGTGGGCCtctttgcatgtgtgcattttgGTGTGtttctgtttgggttttgttattgggtttttttttgttgttggtttttttttttttttttaataaaaaaaaagatgtgtataTTTTTGGCAATGACAGAAACGTAGTGCAGATATATTTTTGCCTGTGCTGCTCAACCGTTTTTTTTCTGATAtggaaaataatattaatattcctGTTGATAAGACTTCGTAAGATATTAGGGTGGGTTGGGAACCTTCAGAGGCAGATTCTTTGGCACTAGGAACGATTTTGGGGGGGCATTTGTGTGACCTCAGAAATACTTTTCTAACTGCTTAGTATAGAAGGACATTTTCATCTTTGCGGCTCTCACTTCTTATCCAAAAGCCAGTGAGTCTTCAGATTCTTAGACGATTTGCTTATCCAGGCCCACACCGCTGCCCCAGCCACCATTCAGAACCAAGTGGCCACTGCTGCGATGTCTGGAAAGCCATCACATGTGAAGCAGGAGCGCTAGGTGCCCTGGACCAGATGCCCCCTCTCTTCAGTCACTCAGATCTTTGGAACCCTAGTCTCAACTTTCCGGAGCTTTTTTCCCAACTTTGGGCCAGGATGCCCTGGCAGGTAGTCAGGTTAGATTTGCAGAGAGCTCTGGGCCTTGCATGGATTGGTGCTgctcttttttagtttttcaaaacaaggtttctctgtgtagccctggttgtctgtcctggaactcactctagaccaggctggcctcgaactcagagatctgcgtgcctctgcctcctgagtgctgggattaaaggccgccaCCGCCAGCGCTTGGTGGTGTTTCTCCTTGTGCTGAGGAACAAGGGAAGTTGTGACACTCTTGGCGCGGCTCACAGGGAAACTCACGATGACCGTTGAGAGGGAGCAGAGGCCTGCAGGATGGCCACAATGACCTCACATCTTCCAGCCTTggtcgtcttttttttttttcttcttcctgaaacAAGGTCtactctattatgtagctctggctatcctggaacttgctatgtagaccgggctggcctcaaactcacagaaatccaccggcctctgcctcctatgtgctaggattaaaggtgtgtgccatcatgtctggctttGGTCCATTTCTTGATAAAGAGCTTtggtggggtgaggggaaggaTGCAGATTTGGAGCCATctctgtgtgggggaggggaaggatgtGGTTTGCAGAGCGGAAGTGGAGTTGGAGAATGCATGAGTGGATCTTAATGTCACCACCCTCAGTGAGAAGAGATGAGTGAGTAATGCGTGCGTGCTGAGTCTGTGTCCACCAGGGGGGTCACGGCTAGTGGGTATCAGTGCTAAAAGGGACTCAGCTGTATTTAGGGGTCATTGGAGCTGGCTTTCCAGGTGACTGCTCTAAGCCTAGGAGGGACAGGTCCTCAGTGACAGCAGTGTCAAGCCTCACCTGGCCTGGTTATTCCTATCCCATCGTCCAGCCTCTAAGCTGCAGCTGGTTGGCAGGCAGGCTGtccctgtgtgtggtgtgtgtgtgtgtgtgatggtgtgattGTGAGTGTAGGGTTGTGCCCATGGTGGGAAGGTATCTATGTAGCACTGACTGTCTTAGCTCTGAGCTGACGAATCCTCTCCATAGACAATGACACTTTAAGGGttgcctttaagaaaaaaaaaaaaaaagaagaaattgttaTCTCCCTATCCCCTCTCCCTCATCCCAGCTTATGGGTTTCCCCTCAGGCTCCTGGGTCAACTGCTGCCGCTGGGTAGGTACCCTGATCTTGAGGCTGGTgaccctttccctttcctgtgtTGAGACCCAGGGAGTGCCCACCCTAGACTCCTAGGAAGGGCCTGGACAAGTGAGGGGAGCCCAAAGAAAGGCTAAcatttccatttcccttccccAAACTGGCAGTGCTGACAGGTTTTCAAAGACACAGGTTCCCCACTGCTTTCCATCTTAAGAGTGCAGTGGGTCCAAGGGAGTAACAGGCAGCTGGTTCCTGGGAAGAGGTGCCCAATAGGATGGAGGTAACTTCACCCGGATCTTGGAGGAAGACTGGGCCAGGGAACCCTTCGGATCCCTCTAGCTACTTCCTCCTGGATTGCGGGTGTGTGAAAATTTCCACCAGGCCACCTTGTCTGACCTACTGAAGAGCTGGGGCCTGAGGGCTGCCCCCATTCTCCTGTGTTCactttctccagccccacttggGACTGAAGACCGAACCCtggctcccttccttccatcccagcCTGTTTCCATGTAGCAGACCCTTCCTAggggagcaaggaaggaagccacagattgcaaacccagggcctcatttttcattctttctgaaaCCTTTATATCCTCAGCCCAAGAGGCAGTGTTCCCTTGCGACCTCCAAGCCTGGAATTGTGCATAGCCTGGGTCTTGTATCTTTGTATAACGGATGTTATTTGTACGAAGGGCAGTTCGTAAACAGCACTTGTTCTTTTAATAAAAGaatgttttacttaaaaaaaaaaaaaatggaaatccaAAGAGACCTTGCTTTGTCTGGCTTCACTGAAGGGAGGGAGATGGGCTGCCAACTATGGGGGCCTGTGGGAGGAGGACGGGATATGTACGGTCAGTGACCCTTTTTTCAAGTACTTGGAGGAGCAGTTCAAACCGGAAGTCACAGAATATGCGGTGCAGGTGAAGATGCGGACGCCGGAGCCCTGCTGGCTGATCGATCCCCACCCTGCGTGCGCTTTTGAACACACTCACTGCCCTGGACTCCGGAGGGCCAGGGCGGCACCTGCCGGCTCCAGGGCTGCTCTGCCTGCCCCTCCTGCGCCCGGCCGGGCCGGGCGGCGTCTTccgggagggggaaggggggcggAGCGGAGAGGGTGGCGACCCGGGCGCGGCCATGCGCAGAGCGGCCGTGCGCGGCGTGGGGACGAGCCTGCACGCTGTGGTCATGCGCGGAGCCTCGGTGAGCGTCCTCTCTCTGGTGACCCCGGGCCGTTCGGCCCCGCCTCCCCCGGCCGGGGCCAGACTCCGCCCCTCGGCCCTGCGTCCCCTCGGGGCAGTGCTTTTTCCTGTGGGAGCATCGAGTGGATGCCAAGACCTGCCTCTGCTGCGacccttttcccagcccttttgTCACTCCCACGACCCCTTAGCCTGTGGTCTTTTCCTTCCCAGATGGGCTTCCGGCGTCCTCCTTTCTcccctgattttatttttctatttccaaatCACATCTGCCGGCCTGCCTTGTGGAAGCTGTGCCAGAGGCGGGAAATCTCCTCTTGGCTGGTGAGTACACCGAATGCCGCCTTCTCTCAGCACACAAGTCCCATCACTCCCCCTGAATTCAGGGCTACATCGAAGACAGCGACAGGGgacacccctgcccccagcagGCTCTAGGAAAAGTTTTTTTGGgggcagaaggcagaggacaaggaGCCAGGCTTCTGAGAGGAGGCGAGGACAGCCACTTGATAAGAAAGTAGCAGGGATCATGCAAACTTACAGTACTTCCAAGGCTTGGGATGACCCCgtgcctcttctcttctctggccATAGGCTCGATGGTTCCCCAAAGACCCAGCCAAGCCCGTGGTGGCACAGAAAACACCTATCAGGTTGGAGCTTGTTGCCGGGAAAACCTACAGATGGTGTGTATGTGGCCGAAGCAAGAAGCAAGTAAGTCATTCCTGTGGTCTTTCACTTAGATGCCACACAGTTCTAGTCCTACCACCCTGAACAAGCCTGAcctcagaagctaagcagggttaAAGCTGGTTAGTGCTTGGATGGGAGATGCGACCCACACACCTCCCACCTGGGGTCAGCGTGGTCCATCCCGGAGAACTTTCTTCCCATccgtatttcctttctttctgtatatacCCGAGATACAATGTGGGGGCTTGGTAGCAGAAGACCAGCTCACAGTGTCCATCATGTCCCTTCCAGGAAGATGGCCCTTCAGTAACGGCCAGTGCTGTAACTGGCTTCTCCTTGCAGTCACGCCTCCCTCCGCACCCCTGTTCTCCAGCTCCTGGGCACCAAGGActtgtctttctccctcctccgCGTAGGCAGCATCTCTGCCCATGTGCCAGGCTTTGGACCTCACAGCTGGGAAGATTCTGGCCTGTCTTCCCCAGTGTCCCTCCCTAGGTCTCGTCATGCCCTTCTCCCCTTGGATGTGACTTCTGTTTGCTGGTGCCTTTTAATGCCATCCTGCATTGTGGcaggagcctctctctctctggagaactctgcactGTTCTCCATGCTGTGTGACTGGTATGAGAAACCCAGATCCCAAGGCCTACTTTACCGTAGATTTGTGGTGTGGCCTTTGAACAGATATTCCAGAGGGTGGGGCAGGTTCAAGGGCATGCCAGccagaggactggggtggggCAGGTGCCATGCCCTTTAGGCAGGGTGCTGGTCTGTCTCCTCCATTTCTGCCCCTGACAAAGCCTCCCCCCTTTTTGGACCTCAGTCTTCATCATCCGGCTTTGAAGGGGTCTTGGGAGGGACATGGTACACACATTAGTAATGCTACTCCAGGCCGGCAGGttgtcacagacacacacacacccttgctgTTGTTTTCTGGACCCAAGCAAGGCTGACCCCACTCTGGAAAGGCACTGGGCTGCTGGGTTCTCTCTCACCCTGGTGACCAGTGAGAAGAATGTCACTTTCATGAGTCAGTGGGGGTTCACTCAgccattaacaaaacaaaacagaatgtttGTCTGTTGTACACAGAAGCCCTGGAGTCTATCTCCAGCACGGAATAAACGGTGTtgttggggtccacagaggtttctagtgagatctgagcttgcttgacacacagggctgcattaggggatggctggaccacaTACATGGTCGTCAGGCGTTTGGAAgcatctgcacttggctgtgctggggggaggtcttttgctccaccccttggcattcctttaaaagcccctttgaagagacagaaggggtcgGTGGGtgttgacccaggccctcccaaggctatcctgtgtttctgtctctccctccataGTCTAagtatttctcccttctctctcaagagtaccctggggtaaaagtgggagcaggtctcccatagggtgtgatgacacacacctgcagtcctagcacttggaaggcagaggcaggaggataggagTTCAAAGGTCATCTTCAGGCAATAGAGCCTGTTCCAGGTAGGCCTACATTACATGAGAACttatctgaaaacaaaagaatgggGCTGCtaatgctcagtggttaaagacgCTTGTCACACCACCTTGCTGACTTGTGTGACCCCCCAGACAGGGTAGAAGGATAAAACCAACCCCCCACAGCTGCTCTATGACTTCTGTGAGTGCACAAGCCCATtcccgcgcacacacacactcacacacacacacacacacacacacaccaaattttaaaaatgtaagagacAACAAAAAAACTCCAACCTTGTTTGTATTAACGTTGCCTCTCACTGAGGCCCAGTTCCCTTGGCAAGCTGTCCTGGCCTTCTGGGTTTCCCAAAGGTGAACAATGAGGAATACTTGTAATAACTGTACAGTGACCAATTATTTCCTCACGGCAGCCTTGCCGTGACCCCCAGGTGCAGGGCTAACTGTGGTCaactctcctcccaccccacccctcttctttttctcccatcaGCCCTTCTGCGACGGCTCCCACTTCTTCCAGCACACTGGCCTTTGGCCACTCAAGTTCAAGGCCCAAGAGACCCGCACAGTGGCCCTATGTACCTGCAAGGCCACCCAGCGCCCTCCTTACTGTGACGGTACCCACAAGAGTGAGCAGGTACAGAAGGCGGAAGTGGGCACCCCACTCTGAGGAGTACTGTGGCTCCCCGCCTCCCGCAGCCTTCCCCTCTGTGAAGCCAACAGTGCCCCAGAAGGGAACATCCAAAGACCAAGTCGTTAGCAACTATTCCCTGAAAAACCTGCAACCTCCTGTTGTGCAGTTGAGAGCAGGACCCTGGTCCAACACCTGGTAAACTGTCATTAAACATTGCGACCCAGCCTCTGAGTGTCCCTGTGGTCACTGGCAAGGCTCACAGTGCCTCCTGCTAGAGTTGGATCTGTGGAGGCAGAGGGTATCCGGTGGCCGAAGTGGAGCAGTTCAGATCCGCTCCAGTCGGCTCGGTAGGGATAGGgagcacctccccccccccccccccccgcaagaaTGACAGGGCTCAAGAGAGTATGCAGCATTTATTACAAAACCAAGAGATACAAATGACCAGGACAGGAGGGTACAGTCACAGGACCTCAGACTCAGGACATGGTGCAAACAGACCCATGGGCTCAGGACCTCACATACCTGAGCCAATACCCtggtcctccccctccccctgcccccgccccccccatccATCTATGTACACTTGAGGAAAACCAGGTAGGCAAGGTCTGCCCCTAATAGGTGGTCCACTAGGTAGAGTCCGGGTTAGCTTACActttattttcttgtgcttctgcaTGCCTGTGCCTGTCCCTGCTCGGCCTCAGCTAGGGTTGGGGAAACAGACTAGAGAGCTGTTGGCCTTGGGCAGAACTGGAGTCTGTGCTTGTCTGGGCTTCCCATCCTAACCCTCCACTCTAGGCCCCCAGTGAGTGTCACCTCCATCTTGCTAGTATGGGTTCCTGGGTCAGGGTAGGGCAGGAGGAAAGTCACACATAGACCTGGCAGGGCCGGGGTCTCCCCGTAGCCTGAATCTTCTCTTCCACAAAGGTAAATGATGCAAAGGCCAcgcacagaaaagaagaaaaaaaggaggtggggggggcaATATAAAAAAAGGTAGAACTATCCATTCTTTGCACAAGGTTCCCGCTGTCCAAAGAGGTGAGGGAGATGCTTTCTCCACGGCCACTCGACCCTCACAGGCAGGGGACAAACCACACTTGTCAAAGGCACTGTCTTAGCAATCTCTGGACATTCAACACGGGGGGCTTagagatgggtggggtggggagcagtggAAACAAACCCCATATCTGGTCAGCTGGGAGACCCACCATGCCCTCTGTCtgccctgggaagcagaaggaacaCAGGAGAGGGCCTTAATACTTCCAACGGCCTCCTAAGACCACCAGGTAATCCCCCCAGAAGAGCAGAGCAAACTACAGAAGACCCCCTAGACgcaaacacttacacacacacacacacacacacacacacactgtttcctGTGACATTTAAATTAATCTGGTTGGTCCATAGAAAATAAGTATGTATATTTGGTTTTtcctatgtacatatatatatatttatatatatagatagatttaTTTATAAAACCCACCTCCCACTCTGAAGATGGGAGGAACCAGGGAAAGTCGAAGGTGGAAAAAGGGGCCCAGAAAAAGTAGAAGGCAGGGGAGAGGTGGCTGCTGAGGGAGAGGGTCCCTTTCCTCAAGTTAAGGGGGGCAAGGAGCTCCGTTAACAGTCATCTTGCGCCCCCTGCTGGTGGAGGATGGCGTCTGCAGGCAGTTCGAAGTGCCCCCGTTGGTAGCAGTGGCGGCCCCACTGGCAGTCGAAGGTGGAGTGGGGGAGGTAGGGTGGGTGGCCGGGGGGCCGTGGGAGCTGGGAGAGCCATGGGAGGGGGTCGCAGGGCTGggcaaggaggaggaggtggccgGAAGGGTGGCGGGGCTGGGGGCCTTGTCGCTGACCGACTCACACTCTGATGCCCCGCTGGTGTTGGTGCCCTCTGAAGGCGTGGGCACCGTGGGCAGGGTGAGCCGCTTGCAGGCTGGCTGGACTCGGTACTTCAGGGGGAGCGGTCCATTCTGCGGCGGAAGGGGAGAGGCCAGCGATAAGGAAAGAGTGTCAGCAGA
This Peromyscus maniculatus bairdii isolate BWxNUB_F1_BW_parent chromosome 8, HU_Pman_BW_mat_3.1, whole genome shotgun sequence DNA region includes the following protein-coding sequences:
- the Cisd3 gene encoding CDGSH iron-sulfur domain-containing protein 3, mitochondrial is translated as MPRPASAATLFPALLSLPRPLSLWSFPSQMGFRRPPFSPDFIFLFPNHICRPALWKLCQRREISSWLARWFPKDPAKPVVAQKTPIRLELVAGKTYRWCVCGRSKKQPFCDGSHFFQHTGLWPLKFKAQETRTVALCTCKATQRPPYCDGTHKSEQVQKAEVGTPL